One genomic segment of Hemibagrus wyckioides isolate EC202008001 linkage group LG08, SWU_Hwy_1.0, whole genome shotgun sequence includes these proteins:
- the parvaa gene encoding parvin, alpha a, which yields MASSPQKSPTSPTPLSPSFRKKDETFLGKLGGTLVRRKKAKEVSELQEEGMNAINLPLSPTPYELHPEDTMLEENEVRTMVDPNSRNNSKLQELTKVLIDWINDVLVNDRIIVKDLAEDLYDGQVLQKLFEKLEGEKLNVAEVTQSEIAQKQKLQTVLERINEVLKVSPRNTKWNVDSVHAKSMVAILHLLVALSQHFRAPIRLPDHVSIQVVVVQKREGILQSRQVQEEITGNTEALSGRHERDAFDTLFDHAPDKLNVVKKTLITFVNKHLNKLNLEVAELDTQFADGVYLVLLMGLLEGYFVQLYNFFLTPENFEQKVHNVSFAFELMQDGGLERPKPRAEDIVNCDLKSTLRVLYNLFTRYRHVE from the exons ATGGCGTCCTCTCCGCAGAAGTCCCCGACCTCTCCCACTCCGCTGTCTCCGAGCTTCAGGAAGAAAGATGAGACTTTTCTCGGGAAACTCGGAGGAACTTTGGTCAGAAGGAAAAAGGCGAAAGAAG tgtcgGAGCTGCAGGAGGAAGGCATGAACGCCATAAACCTGCCCCTGAGTCCCACACCGTATGAACTGCATCCCGAAGACACCATGCTGG AGGAGAACGAGGTTCGCACCATGGTGGACCCCAACTCCAGGAACAACAGCAAGCTACAGGAGCTGACGaag GTGCTCATCGACTGGATCAATGACGTGCTGGTCAATGATAGGATCATTGTTAAGGACCTGGCAGAGGATCTGTATGATGGACAAGTTCTGCAGAAGCTCTTTG AGAAGCTGGAGGGAGAGAAGCTGAACGTGGCGGAGGTCACGCAGTCGGAGATCGCTCAGAAGCAGAAACTCCAGACGGTCCTCGAGCGCATCAACGAGGTTCTCAAAGTTTCCCCCAGGAACACCAAGTGGAACGTGGACT CTGTTCATGCCAAGAGCATGGTGGCCATCCTGCACCTCCTGGTGGCGCTGTCTCAGCACTTCAGAGCCCCCATCCGCCTCCCGGACCACGTCTCCATCCAGGTGGTGGTGGTTCAG AAACGGGAGGGAATCCTGCAGTCTCGTCAGGTTCAAGAGGAAATCACAGGCAACACTGA GGCTTTATCCGGCAGACACG agCGTGACGCCTTCGACACCCTGTTCGATCACGCACCTGACAAGCTGAACGTGGTGAAGAAG ACGCTCATCACCTTCGTCAACAAACACCTGAACAAGCTGAACCTGGAGGtggctgagctggacacacag tttgcAGACGGAGTGTACCTTGTGCTTCTGATGGGACTCCTGGAAGGATACTTCGTACAGCTCTACAATTTCTTCCTCACCCCCGAAAACTTTGAGCAAAAG gtCCATAACGTGTCCTTCGCCTTCGAGTTGATGCAGGACGGTGGACTGGAGAGACCCAAACCCAGGGCAGAGG ACATCGTGAACTGTGACCTGAAGTCCACTCTGCGTGTTCTGTACAACCTCTTCACCCGTTACAGACACGTGGAGTAA